In a single window of the Aminomonas paucivorans DSM 12260 genome:
- the ispF gene encoding 2-C-methyl-D-erythritol 2,4-cyclodiphosphate synthase — translation MTSSWSFVVVAAGRGSRLGGLPKQLRPLGGRPLWAWSVETARTLRKEGHLRECVLVVPGDLAETPAFRDLPRPGEGDLPLRIVPGGELRGDSVLAGLDACTGDWVLIHDAARPFLSPALCRNLMAAAEETGAAVPVLPCADALKAVDPATGAILGPVDRGGLRRTQTPQAFPRLPLLRTLREAGGEVLDEAQAWLDAGRPLTPVEGDPRTFKITDAWDWEVAVQMAEKTRSHRCGHGFDVHPLVPGRPLILGGVRLEGAPLGLDGHSDADVICHAVADALLGAAGEPDIGLLFPATEERYRGADSLELLRQVVARVQGKGEIQWVDVTLQAQIPRLKPHLERIRANLEGVFAFRDGDVFPGQDRRIVNLKVKSGESVGSVGRGECMVCHAIATLVLDSR, via the coding sequence ATGACCTCTTCCTGGAGCTTCGTGGTCGTGGCCGCCGGTCGGGGTTCGCGCCTCGGGGGCCTTCCGAAGCAGCTTCGCCCCTTGGGCGGACGCCCCCTCTGGGCCTGGAGCGTGGAGACCGCAAGGACTCTCCGGAAGGAGGGACACCTGCGGGAATGCGTCCTCGTGGTCCCGGGGGATCTCGCCGAGACCCCGGCCTTTCGAGACCTTCCCCGCCCGGGAGAGGGCGATCTGCCCCTTCGGATCGTCCCGGGAGGGGAACTGCGGGGAGACTCCGTTCTGGCGGGGCTGGATGCCTGCACGGGAGATTGGGTCCTGATCCACGATGCGGCACGCCCCTTTCTGTCCCCGGCCCTCTGCCGAAACCTCATGGCGGCGGCGGAAGAGACAGGAGCCGCCGTTCCGGTGCTCCCCTGCGCCGACGCCCTCAAGGCGGTGGACCCGGCCACCGGAGCCATCCTGGGCCCGGTGGACCGGGGAGGTCTCCGCCGCACCCAGACCCCCCAGGCCTTCCCCCGCCTGCCCCTGCTGCGGACCCTCCGGGAAGCGGGCGGAGAGGTGCTGGATGAGGCCCAGGCGTGGTTGGACGCGGGGCGTCCCCTGACCCCCGTGGAGGGAGATCCGAGGACGTTCAAGATCACCGATGCCTGGGATTGGGAGGTGGCGGTCCAGATGGCGGAAAAGACCCGGTCGCACCGCTGCGGCCACGGTTTCGACGTGCACCCCCTCGTTCCGGGGCGCCCCCTGATCCTGGGGGGCGTGAGGCTGGAGGGGGCCCCCCTGGGACTGGACGGGCACTCGGATGCCGACGTGATCTGCCATGCCGTGGCGGACGCCCTTCTGGGAGCGGCGGGGGAACCGGACATCGGTCTGCTCTTTCCCGCCACGGAGGAGCGCTACCGGGGGGCCGACAGCCTGGAGCTGCTCCGGCAGGTGGTCGCTCGGGTGCAGGGCAAGGGGGAAATCCAGTGGGTGGATGTGACCCTGCAGGCCCAGATCCCGCGCCTGAAACCCCATCTGGAGCGGATCCGCGCAAACCTGGAAGGGGTCTTTGCGTTCCGGGATGGAGACGTTTTCCCTGGACAGGATCGTAGGATCGTGAACCTTAAGGTAAAATCGGGGGAATCTGTAGGATCCGTGGGGAGGGGAGAATGCATGGTCTGCCACGCCATCGCCACCTTGGTCCTGGATTCCCGATGA